Genomic DNA from Prevotella intermedia ATCC 25611 = DSM 20706:
TCAAAGCAGCAATGGCTGTTATCAAGGAGAAACGTCAAAAAGCATTCTTGGAACAGGAAGACCTTAAGCAAGAGAACCTGAAGAAGAAGGAAGCCATTATTGAAAAGATAAAAACGATGGCTACAACACCAGAGGAAGCAAACAGTAACTTCCAGGAGTTTAAGGTGTTGCAGCAAGAATGGAAAACCATAAAGCCCGTTCCAGCCGAAAAGGTTAACGAATTGTGGCGCAACTACCAACTATATGTTGAGCAGTATTACGACTTACTGAACCTCAACCGCGAAGCTCGCGAATACGATTTCAAGAAGAATCTTGAGAAGAAAACACAACTTTGCGAAGCTGCAGAGAAGCTTGCAGACGAGTCGGACGTTATCAGTGCTTTCCACCAACTGCAAGATTTGCACCAAGAATATCGCGAAACAGGTCCTGTTGAAAAGGAACTTCGCGAGCAAGTATGGCAGCGTTTCAAGGCAGCCAGCACCGTAATCAATAAGCGTCATCAGCAGCATTTTGAAGAAATACGTGCTGAAGAAGAAGAAAATCTTGTAAAGAAGACTGCACTTTGCGAGAAGATTGAGGACATCGTAAAGCAGGAACGCAAGAACACAAGCGACTGGGACAGCCAGTCAAAAGAAATCATAGCTTTGCAGCAAGAGTGGAAAACCATCGGTTTTACACCTCAGAAGATGAACACTAAAATATTTGAACGCTTCCGTGCTGCATGCGATGAGTTCTTCACGAAGAAGGGCGAATACTTCAAAGAACTGAAAGAAAAGTACGCCGAAAACGCAAAGCGCAAGCAAGAACTTGTAGAAAAGGCGCAGGCATTGAAAGATTCTACCGATTGGAAGAAGACTTCAGACAAGCTCATTGCCCTTCAGAAGGAATGGAAAACCATCGGAATGGTGCCAAAACGATTGGGCGACCAACTCTGGGAAGACTTCCTTGCAGCGTGCAACCACTTCTTTGAAGCCCGCAACGCAGTGCATGCTGACGAGCGTAACGAGGAACGCGAGAACCTTGCAAAGAAGAACGAGATTATAGAAAAGCTCAAACAACTTGCCGAAGGTGCAGTAGAGAACCTGCAGGAAGAAATGCGCAAGCTCACCGATGAGTTCAACTCGATAGGCCACGTGCCATTCAAAGAGAAGGACAAGATGTTCAAAGAGTATCACGAGACACTCGACAAGCTCTACAAAACATTAAACATCAAGGCTTCTCGTCGCCGTATGGACAACTTCCGCAACAACTTGAAGAAGGTTGCACAGCGTGGCGAAAACGCTATCGACAACGAACGCGGACGCCTTATGCGTCGCTTCGAGCAGCTGAAGCAGGAAATAAACACTTACGAAAACAACCTCGGCTTCCTCAATATCAGCAGCAAGAAGGGTAATAGCCTTATCGACGATATGAACCGCCGTGTGCAGAAGTTGAAAGACGAATTGGCAGAAACAAGGCAAAAGATAAAGACTATCGACGCTGAAAAGAAAGATTAAACCTTTCGTTCGCATATAAATAAAAAGGCACTCCTATATAGGGAGTGCCTTTTTGTTTGGTTATAACAGCTTGTCTGCTTAGTTTTATTTTGATAAAGCAACGAGTTTAATGGAAGCTTAGTCAGGGAATTGATTTTCTTTTTCTTGCTTATGACAAGAGCAGAAAAACGCCCTTGTTTTGTAAAGATTATTTGTAGGAAAAATAGTAATTTCGATTTGACGTTGCGAAAGCGGCTCTTTTGCAAGGTAAAACAGCCGCTTTTACCGTGCAAAACCTACGCTTTTGCTTTGTAAAACAATAGGTTTTGCAAAGTGTTGATAACGAAGAGGTTACGCGATAGATTTGCTGGCGAAAAATGTTTACACATTTATGGTCTATCGAAAAAAGCCAAACAGCTGAATTGCTATTTGGCTTTTTGTTGTGTTGGGATACTCGGACTCGAACCAAGAATAACAGGACCAGAATCTGTTGTGTTACCATTACACCATATCCCAATATGTTTGCATCTCTTTCAGATTTGCGGTTGCAAAGTTACTACTTTTTTAGTGAAGTGCAAAAATTATCCGAACTTTTTTTCAAATTCTTGTTTTCTGCGGGTATGAAATCCTTTTTACGGTTACGTTGTCTTCCTATTGCAAGTTCTCTTGTCTTATTTTGTCAGTCTTGTCTTATTTTCTGAAAGTCTGTAAAATAATGAATAGAACCTAATTGGTATAATCAAATTTAATGTTAAATATTTGCAGATATGATAAGTTTGGTGTAAATTTGCAAAAAATAGGAAGAGAAAATGTGCATAGCTAAGGAAATATTTGATTTTGCGCTGAAAGGTGTGAAAACATTTCGTCAAGCTTCTTTAGGAAACTTCAACGAAGAGTCTGAAGAGGTTAAGCACCTAAAGGAAGAGATTATGAATAACTCTTCCAGTACTTCCACAGACCGTCAGAATCTTCGTAGCGACCAACGTGCTATCTATGGAGATGTTCGCAAAACTTACAATAAAATAGTAATAGACAATGTCTAAACATTCAATTAGTACACGAGAAACACATGTAGGTGTAGGCGATGCCATAGGAAAGCAGGTAGAACAGACGGTTTCAGTAGATGATCTTTCGCTGCCTACGGCACAGGAGTTGAAAGCCTATCAGGAAATCAATCCAAATATTGTAACGTTTCTTCTTGAAACTTCTAAAAAAGAGCAGGAGCATCGTCACAAGACGGAAAATAAGAAAATAGATATTATCCGTTATTCTGAGCATAAGAATGGCAGAATGAATTGGTGGGGTATGTTTTTTGCCTTCCTTTCACTTGTAGCCTTGGTAGGTCTTTCTGCCTTAGCTTTATATCTTGACCATGAATGGTTTGCTGGTATTTTTGGTTTTAGCGCAGTTGTTAGCATTATTACTGTCTTCGTGAATGCAGGAAAAGATAATGAGTTAAAGAAATAATCCTCTTCAAATGTTGAGTAACAAAGGTTTGATAGCATCTTCCTGTCAAATCCTTGCTACTGAAATTATTATTTGTGCCTTTGCTATTGATAAAACAACAATAATAGTTCTGTCCAACGAATATCGTGTTCTGCGATTATTTTAAATTCGCAAAATAAAACAAATTTATTTTGTCCTTCAACGCATTTGCAGTATCTTTGTACCTTAATAAAACAAAGTATTTTTAATGAACGCAGAAAAGAAATTAGTAGAAACAATTGTAGAAGGAATACAAGAGAAGAAAGGACATGGCATAGTTATTGCAGATTTATCAAAGATTGATGGTACTATCTGTAAATATTTCGTGATATGCCATGGCAATTCTCCGCAACAAGTGGAAGCCATTGCAGGGTCGGTAAGCGACTATGTTCGCGAATGTCACGGAGAAAAACCTATCAACTGTGTCGGACTCGGCACCAATCAATGGGTGGCAATAGACTACGCCGATGTGCTTGTGCACGTCTTTATTCCGGAAACAAGAGAGTATTACGACCTCGAACATCTGTGGGAAGATGCTGCATTAACGCAAATCGCTGACTTAGACTAAGACTGTTGCCACGTAGTAAACAGTTTTATTTATCTTTATCAAATGAATTAAATGGACAATCAGAATCCAAACAACAAGCCAAAAATGCCAAAGTTCAATATGAACTGGTTGTATATTATGGCACTTATTTTTGCTGTACTCTTCTTCTCGTCGAGGGGTATGGAAAGTATGTTTTCAGCAGGCGAAAGCACTAAAAAGGAATATACCACTTTTGTAAACTACATTAATAAGGGGTATGCCACACGTGTTGTAATCAACAAGAAGGAAAGCACGCTCCGTATGTATGTCAGTCCCGACCACGTGCGCGATATATTCAAGAAAGGCGTAGACCAAGTTGGAAAGTCGCCTTATATCACGGTGGAAATTGGTTCGATAGACAATCTCGAAACCTTCTTGAATGCTGCTATCAAGCAAAAGAAGATTTCGGGTTACAGCTATGAGAATAAGGACGAACACGGTTTTACCAATGTGATTATCGGATTGTTGCCTTGGATTCTTCTCATTGGCTTCTACTTCTATTTAATGAGACGTATGAACGGCGGCGCAGGCAGTGGCGGCGGTG
This window encodes:
- a CDS encoding DUF349 domain-containing protein, with the protein product MMDSQENALNQGTEEVKQSETTAEQTVNEAETTAETAQETVTAAADNQQLREEDTLANKVYNSKKEIVERIKTIADSEETPEKAEIDHLKTSFYRLHVAEREAQQKAYLEAGGEPEKYQVMPDEEEEAFKAAMAVIKEKRQKAFLEQEDLKQENLKKKEAIIEKIKTMATTPEEANSNFQEFKVLQQEWKTIKPVPAEKVNELWRNYQLYVEQYYDLLNLNREAREYDFKKNLEKKTQLCEAAEKLADESDVISAFHQLQDLHQEYRETGPVEKELREQVWQRFKAASTVINKRHQQHFEEIRAEEEENLVKKTALCEKIEDIVKQERKNTSDWDSQSKEIIALQQEWKTIGFTPQKMNTKIFERFRAACDEFFTKKGEYFKELKEKYAENAKRKQELVEKAQALKDSTDWKKTSDKLIALQKEWKTIGMVPKRLGDQLWEDFLAACNHFFEARNAVHADERNEERENLAKKNEIIEKLKQLAEGAVENLQEEMRKLTDEFNSIGHVPFKEKDKMFKEYHETLDKLYKTLNIKASRRRMDNFRNNLKKVAQRGENAIDNERGRLMRRFEQLKQEINTYENNLGFLNISSKKGNSLIDDMNRRVQKLKDELAETRQKIKTIDAEKKD
- a CDS encoding DUF2335 domain-containing protein, with product MSKHSISTRETHVGVGDAIGKQVEQTVSVDDLSLPTAQELKAYQEINPNIVTFLLETSKKEQEHRHKTENKKIDIIRYSEHKNGRMNWWGMFFAFLSLVALVGLSALALYLDHEWFAGIFGFSAVVSIITVFVNAGKDNELKK
- the rsfS gene encoding ribosome silencing factor → MNAEKKLVETIVEGIQEKKGHGIVIADLSKIDGTICKYFVICHGNSPQQVEAIAGSVSDYVRECHGEKPINCVGLGTNQWVAIDYADVLVHVFIPETREYYDLEHLWEDAALTQIADLD